In Littorina saxatilis isolate snail1 linkage group LG8, US_GU_Lsax_2.0, whole genome shotgun sequence, a single genomic region encodes these proteins:
- the LOC138973315 gene encoding uncharacterized protein isoform X8, producing the protein MLQQKIVTNLVLLQLIISSQYLVMSEETTVTCVAPSVKEGQPGKLTCNFNLDLSKLDDYIATVEFYRTGQNGPIQIIECYLTQEAKGCSGVKEGHTFDGTIDTHLRLDMTNVSTSNVGSYMCKLSSTKFKPEPLPCSFNIADATTPGPGSRRTPATTSGRVTRGETASPSKTSESVFPYIPVAVGVGAAVIVTVVVVITIIICRSKSAVNTTGKSAPEDDNPPPIPERAPILQDTLYDDQWRGEDGDEQFINATDAEPPPKPPRSYELLSHEDDAAGKEETDETKDPMLKEDAVSEPVETTNPPTTQ; encoded by the exons ATGTTACAACAAAAG ATTGTCACAAACCTGGTGTTGCTACAACTCATTATTTCATCTCAATATCTTGTGATGTCTGAAG AAACTACCGTGACGTGTGTCGCACCATCTGTGAAAGAGGGACAACCAGGCAAGTTGACCTGCAACTTCAACCTCGATCTCAGCAAGCTGGATGACTATATTGCAACGGTGGAATTCTATCGTACAGGACAAAACGGTCCAA TTCAAATCATTGAGTGTTACTTGACTCAAGAAGCAAAAGGATGTTCTGGCGTGAAAGAAGGTCATACATTTGATGGAACTATCGACACTCATCTCCGCCTCGACATGACAAACGTTTCCACAAGTAACGTTGGGAGCTATATGTGCAAGCTTTCATCAACTAAGTTCAAACCAGAGCCACTACCGTGCTCCTTCAATATCGCTG ACGCGACTACACCAGGCCCAGGCTCAAGGAGGACTCCAGCTACCACGTCAGGGAGAGTTACCCGGGGAGAAACTG CATCCCCCAGTAAAACATCAGAGAGTGTGTTTCCCTACATTCCTGTTGCCGTTGGAGTTGGAGCTGCGGTAATAGTGACTGTGGTTGTTGTCATCACTATCATCATCTGTAGGAG TAAATCGGCAGTCAATACTACAGGAAAGAGTGCGCCTGAAGACGACAATCCTCCACCAATACCTGAAAGGGCTCCAATACTTCAGGATAC GTTGTATGATGACCAATGGAGAGGGGAGGATGGTGATGAACAATTCATCAATGCAACCGATGCAGAACCTCCCCCGAAACCTCCTAGATCCTACGAACTCCTCAG CCACGAAGATGACGCAGCAGGGAAAGAAGAAACCGACGAAACAAAAGATCCTATGTTGAAAGAGGATGCTGTGTCCGAGCCTGTGGAAACAACCAATCCTCCCACGACGCAATAA
- the LOC138973315 gene encoding uncharacterized protein isoform X1 — protein sequence MLQQKIVTNLVLLQLIISSQYLVMSEETTVTCVAPSVKEGQPGKLTCNFNLDLSKLDDYIATVEFYRTGQNGPIQIIECYLTQEAKGCSGVKEGHTFDGTIDTHLRLDMTNVSTSNVGSYMCKLSSTKFKPEPLPCSFNIADATTPGPGSRRTPATTSGRVTRGETASPSKTSESVFPYIPVAVGVGAAVIVTVVVVITIIICRRYATRKRQQSRPAEDAEFQKLTDTSINYSKSAVNTTGKSAPEDDNPPPIPERAPILQDTLYDDQWRGEDGDEQFINATDAEPPPKPPRSYELLSHEDDAAGKEETDETKDPMLKEDAVSEPVETTNPPTTQ from the exons ATGTTACAACAAAAG ATTGTCACAAACCTGGTGTTGCTACAACTCATTATTTCATCTCAATATCTTGTGATGTCTGAAG AAACTACCGTGACGTGTGTCGCACCATCTGTGAAAGAGGGACAACCAGGCAAGTTGACCTGCAACTTCAACCTCGATCTCAGCAAGCTGGATGACTATATTGCAACGGTGGAATTCTATCGTACAGGACAAAACGGTCCAA TTCAAATCATTGAGTGTTACTTGACTCAAGAAGCAAAAGGATGTTCTGGCGTGAAAGAAGGTCATACATTTGATGGAACTATCGACACTCATCTCCGCCTCGACATGACAAACGTTTCCACAAGTAACGTTGGGAGCTATATGTGCAAGCTTTCATCAACTAAGTTCAAACCAGAGCCACTACCGTGCTCCTTCAATATCGCTG ACGCGACTACACCAGGCCCAGGCTCAAGGAGGACTCCAGCTACCACGTCAGGGAGAGTTACCCGGGGAGAAACTG CATCCCCCAGTAAAACATCAGAGAGTGTGTTTCCCTACATTCCTGTTGCCGTTGGAGTTGGAGCTGCGGTAATAGTGACTGTGGTTGTTGTCATCACTATCATCATCTGTAGGAGGTATGCAACAAG AAAGAGACAGCAAAGTCGACCTGCCGAGGATGCGGAATTTCAGAAACTAACCGACACAAGTATCAACTACAG TAAATCGGCAGTCAATACTACAGGAAAGAGTGCGCCTGAAGACGACAATCCTCCACCAATACCTGAAAGGGCTCCAATACTTCAGGATAC GTTGTATGATGACCAATGGAGAGGGGAGGATGGTGATGAACAATTCATCAATGCAACCGATGCAGAACCTCCCCCGAAACCTCCTAGATCCTACGAACTCCTCAG CCACGAAGATGACGCAGCAGGGAAAGAAGAAACCGACGAAACAAAAGATCCTATGTTGAAAGAGGATGCTGTGTCCGAGCCTGTGGAAACAACCAATCCTCCCACGACGCAATAA
- the LOC138973315 gene encoding uncharacterized protein isoform X4 has protein sequence MLQQKIVTNLVLLQLIISSQYLVMSEETTVTCVAPSVKEGQPGKLTCNFNLDLSKLDDYIATVEFYRTGQNGPIQIIECYLTQEAKGCSGVKEGHTFDGTIDTHLRLDMTNVSTSNVGSYMCKLSSTKFKPEPLPCSFNIADATTPGPGSRRTPATTSGRVTRGETASPSKTSESVFPYIPVAVGVGAAVIVTVVVVITIIICRRYATRKRQQSRPAEDAEFQKLTDTSKSAVNTTGKSAPEDDNPPPIPERAPILQDTLYDDQWRGEDGDEQFINATDAEPPPKPPRSYELLSHEDDAAGKEETDETKDPMLKEDAVSEPVETTNPPTTQ, from the exons ATGTTACAACAAAAG ATTGTCACAAACCTGGTGTTGCTACAACTCATTATTTCATCTCAATATCTTGTGATGTCTGAAG AAACTACCGTGACGTGTGTCGCACCATCTGTGAAAGAGGGACAACCAGGCAAGTTGACCTGCAACTTCAACCTCGATCTCAGCAAGCTGGATGACTATATTGCAACGGTGGAATTCTATCGTACAGGACAAAACGGTCCAA TTCAAATCATTGAGTGTTACTTGACTCAAGAAGCAAAAGGATGTTCTGGCGTGAAAGAAGGTCATACATTTGATGGAACTATCGACACTCATCTCCGCCTCGACATGACAAACGTTTCCACAAGTAACGTTGGGAGCTATATGTGCAAGCTTTCATCAACTAAGTTCAAACCAGAGCCACTACCGTGCTCCTTCAATATCGCTG ACGCGACTACACCAGGCCCAGGCTCAAGGAGGACTCCAGCTACCACGTCAGGGAGAGTTACCCGGGGAGAAACTG CATCCCCCAGTAAAACATCAGAGAGTGTGTTTCCCTACATTCCTGTTGCCGTTGGAGTTGGAGCTGCGGTAATAGTGACTGTGGTTGTTGTCATCACTATCATCATCTGTAGGAGGTATGCAACAAG AAAGAGACAGCAAAGTCGACCTGCCGAGGATGCGGAATTTCAGAAACTAACCGACACA AGTAAATCGGCAGTCAATACTACAGGAAAGAGTGCGCCTGAAGACGACAATCCTCCACCAATACCTGAAAGGGCTCCAATACTTCAGGATAC GTTGTATGATGACCAATGGAGAGGGGAGGATGGTGATGAACAATTCATCAATGCAACCGATGCAGAACCTCCCCCGAAACCTCCTAGATCCTACGAACTCCTCAG CCACGAAGATGACGCAGCAGGGAAAGAAGAAACCGACGAAACAAAAGATCCTATGTTGAAAGAGGATGCTGTGTCCGAGCCTGTGGAAACAACCAATCCTCCCACGACGCAATAA
- the LOC138973315 gene encoding uncharacterized protein isoform X3, with the protein MLQQKIVTNLVLLQLIISSQYLVMSEETTVTCVAPSVKEGQPGKLTCNFNLDLSKLDDYIATVEFYRTGQNGPIQIIECYLTQEAKGCSGVKEGHTFDGTIDTHLRLDMTNVSTSNVGSYMCKLSSTKFKPEPLPCSFNIADATTPGPGSRRTPATTSGRVTRGETASPSKTSESVFPYIPVAVGVGAAVIVTVVVVITIIICRRKRQQSRPAEDAEFQKLTDTSINYSKSAVNTTGKSAPEDDNPPPIPERAPILQDTLYDDQWRGEDGDEQFINATDAEPPPKPPRSYELLSHEDDAAGKEETDETKDPMLKEDAVSEPVETTNPPTTQ; encoded by the exons ATGTTACAACAAAAG ATTGTCACAAACCTGGTGTTGCTACAACTCATTATTTCATCTCAATATCTTGTGATGTCTGAAG AAACTACCGTGACGTGTGTCGCACCATCTGTGAAAGAGGGACAACCAGGCAAGTTGACCTGCAACTTCAACCTCGATCTCAGCAAGCTGGATGACTATATTGCAACGGTGGAATTCTATCGTACAGGACAAAACGGTCCAA TTCAAATCATTGAGTGTTACTTGACTCAAGAAGCAAAAGGATGTTCTGGCGTGAAAGAAGGTCATACATTTGATGGAACTATCGACACTCATCTCCGCCTCGACATGACAAACGTTTCCACAAGTAACGTTGGGAGCTATATGTGCAAGCTTTCATCAACTAAGTTCAAACCAGAGCCACTACCGTGCTCCTTCAATATCGCTG ACGCGACTACACCAGGCCCAGGCTCAAGGAGGACTCCAGCTACCACGTCAGGGAGAGTTACCCGGGGAGAAACTG CATCCCCCAGTAAAACATCAGAGAGTGTGTTTCCCTACATTCCTGTTGCCGTTGGAGTTGGAGCTGCGGTAATAGTGACTGTGGTTGTTGTCATCACTATCATCATCTGTAGGAG AAAGAGACAGCAAAGTCGACCTGCCGAGGATGCGGAATTTCAGAAACTAACCGACACAAGTATCAACTACAG TAAATCGGCAGTCAATACTACAGGAAAGAGTGCGCCTGAAGACGACAATCCTCCACCAATACCTGAAAGGGCTCCAATACTTCAGGATAC GTTGTATGATGACCAATGGAGAGGGGAGGATGGTGATGAACAATTCATCAATGCAACCGATGCAGAACCTCCCCCGAAACCTCCTAGATCCTACGAACTCCTCAG CCACGAAGATGACGCAGCAGGGAAAGAAGAAACCGACGAAACAAAAGATCCTATGTTGAAAGAGGATGCTGTGTCCGAGCCTGTGGAAACAACCAATCCTCCCACGACGCAATAA
- the LOC138973315 gene encoding uncharacterized protein isoform X6: MLQQKIVTNLVLLQLIISSQYLVMSEETTVTCVAPSVKEGQPGKLTCNFNLDLSKLDDYIATVEFYRTGQNGPIQIIECYLTQEAKGCSGVKEGHTFDGTIDTHLRLDMTNVSTSNVGSYMCKLSSTKFKPEPLPCSFNIADATTPGPGSRRTPATTSGRVTRGETASPSKTSESVFPYIPVAVGVGAAVIVTVVVVITIIICRRKRQQSRPAEDAEFQKLTDTSKSAVNTTGKSAPEDDNPPPIPERAPILQDTLYDDQWRGEDGDEQFINATDAEPPPKPPRSYELLSHEDDAAGKEETDETKDPMLKEDAVSEPVETTNPPTTQ; this comes from the exons ATGTTACAACAAAAG ATTGTCACAAACCTGGTGTTGCTACAACTCATTATTTCATCTCAATATCTTGTGATGTCTGAAG AAACTACCGTGACGTGTGTCGCACCATCTGTGAAAGAGGGACAACCAGGCAAGTTGACCTGCAACTTCAACCTCGATCTCAGCAAGCTGGATGACTATATTGCAACGGTGGAATTCTATCGTACAGGACAAAACGGTCCAA TTCAAATCATTGAGTGTTACTTGACTCAAGAAGCAAAAGGATGTTCTGGCGTGAAAGAAGGTCATACATTTGATGGAACTATCGACACTCATCTCCGCCTCGACATGACAAACGTTTCCACAAGTAACGTTGGGAGCTATATGTGCAAGCTTTCATCAACTAAGTTCAAACCAGAGCCACTACCGTGCTCCTTCAATATCGCTG ACGCGACTACACCAGGCCCAGGCTCAAGGAGGACTCCAGCTACCACGTCAGGGAGAGTTACCCGGGGAGAAACTG CATCCCCCAGTAAAACATCAGAGAGTGTGTTTCCCTACATTCCTGTTGCCGTTGGAGTTGGAGCTGCGGTAATAGTGACTGTGGTTGTTGTCATCACTATCATCATCTGTAGGAG AAAGAGACAGCAAAGTCGACCTGCCGAGGATGCGGAATTTCAGAAACTAACCGACACA AGTAAATCGGCAGTCAATACTACAGGAAAGAGTGCGCCTGAAGACGACAATCCTCCACCAATACCTGAAAGGGCTCCAATACTTCAGGATAC GTTGTATGATGACCAATGGAGAGGGGAGGATGGTGATGAACAATTCATCAATGCAACCGATGCAGAACCTCCCCCGAAACCTCCTAGATCCTACGAACTCCTCAG CCACGAAGATGACGCAGCAGGGAAAGAAGAAACCGACGAAACAAAAGATCCTATGTTGAAAGAGGATGCTGTGTCCGAGCCTGTGGAAACAACCAATCCTCCCACGACGCAATAA
- the LOC138973315 gene encoding uncharacterized protein isoform X2 — MLQQKIVTNLVLQLIISSQYLVMSEETTVTCVAPSVKEGQPGKLTCNFNLDLSKLDDYIATVEFYRTGQNGPIQIIECYLTQEAKGCSGVKEGHTFDGTIDTHLRLDMTNVSTSNVGSYMCKLSSTKFKPEPLPCSFNIADATTPGPGSRRTPATTSGRVTRGETASPSKTSESVFPYIPVAVGVGAAVIVTVVVVITIIICRRYATRKRQQSRPAEDAEFQKLTDTSINYSKSAVNTTGKSAPEDDNPPPIPERAPILQDTLYDDQWRGEDGDEQFINATDAEPPPKPPRSYELLSHEDDAAGKEETDETKDPMLKEDAVSEPVETTNPPTTQ, encoded by the exons AAACTACCGTGACGTGTGTCGCACCATCTGTGAAAGAGGGACAACCAGGCAAGTTGACCTGCAACTTCAACCTCGATCTCAGCAAGCTGGATGACTATATTGCAACGGTGGAATTCTATCGTACAGGACAAAACGGTCCAA TTCAAATCATTGAGTGTTACTTGACTCAAGAAGCAAAAGGATGTTCTGGCGTGAAAGAAGGTCATACATTTGATGGAACTATCGACACTCATCTCCGCCTCGACATGACAAACGTTTCCACAAGTAACGTTGGGAGCTATATGTGCAAGCTTTCATCAACTAAGTTCAAACCAGAGCCACTACCGTGCTCCTTCAATATCGCTG ACGCGACTACACCAGGCCCAGGCTCAAGGAGGACTCCAGCTACCACGTCAGGGAGAGTTACCCGGGGAGAAACTG CATCCCCCAGTAAAACATCAGAGAGTGTGTTTCCCTACATTCCTGTTGCCGTTGGAGTTGGAGCTGCGGTAATAGTGACTGTGGTTGTTGTCATCACTATCATCATCTGTAGGAGGTATGCAACAAG AAAGAGACAGCAAAGTCGACCTGCCGAGGATGCGGAATTTCAGAAACTAACCGACACAAGTATCAACTACAG TAAATCGGCAGTCAATACTACAGGAAAGAGTGCGCCTGAAGACGACAATCCTCCACCAATACCTGAAAGGGCTCCAATACTTCAGGATAC GTTGTATGATGACCAATGGAGAGGGGAGGATGGTGATGAACAATTCATCAATGCAACCGATGCAGAACCTCCCCCGAAACCTCCTAGATCCTACGAACTCCTCAG CCACGAAGATGACGCAGCAGGGAAAGAAGAAACCGACGAAACAAAAGATCCTATGTTGAAAGAGGATGCTGTGTCCGAGCCTGTGGAAACAACCAATCCTCCCACGACGCAATAA